Part of the Venturia canescens isolate UGA chromosome 2, ASM1945775v1, whole genome shotgun sequence genome is shown below.
TTCCAAAATACGCGTCGGTTTGACCGATTTGAAGAATCCAGAGAGCGGAATGCAGGAGAGAAAAGTCGTCGAGAGAATAGCTCATCCGGAGTACAAAATACCCGCGAGGTATCATGACATAGCCTTGCTCAAAATTGATAAACCGCTCGAAATGGAAGCGGGAGTAAGGCCAGCGTGTCTCGAGGTCGATTCCAACCTACCGCTCTCCCAGAAGCAAGGAGCGATCGCCTCTGGTTTTGGTCGTACTTCTTATGGTATGCGTATAGCTTTTCGTTTTAGCTCCATATCGAACATCGAACatcatttctcattttcgaAATCACCTTTCTAATTGGGATAAAGGAGTCAAGGGGGAtcgaaaatatttacaattcgTTCTCGTACGTCATGTTCGACTATTTCAGAACGACGAATACGGCAAAATTTGTCGACCCAATTGAAcaaattttccaacaaaaatgaatttacaaAAAGTTTTTGCCCTCGTTAACCGGAATAGAATTATTTTAGCCactcgatttctttttttaatgaacaaaaataacgATCGAAGTAGTTTCTCAGCCCAAAATCCACTGTGAATTACGACTTGAAAGATCTCGAGACTGCGAGCCTCGTGCTGGTTTATCcttcaaaatgaagaaagtaAAATCGCCCCTCATTTTCATagttgagaaaataattcaagttGAGCAACGCACGACATTTTTTCGTAACCTGCTTGCGTGAATTTTACATAATCCCTGTGATTTACACGGACTGGaagtatcaaaaaaaaaaaaaaagttattaccGCGAATCCCCACTCGACGCACACGCGCAGAGATCTGACCGAGTTTGTGGTAAATGCAGGAAGTTCGAACGGTAGCAGATACTTGATGAAGGTAAGTCTTAATTACGTGCCCGCTGAAGATTGCGCGAAACATTTTTCCGGCGAGTCCGGTGGTCGACGAATGTCCCGAGGTCTGATTCCGAATATGCTCTGTGCCGGGGTCATGGAAGGTGGCAAAGATACTTGTCAGGTGAgtcttctccatggttttctcgAGCCTGAGGCGAGGAGCGCCGAGAGACGAAAGTAGAAAAATGACGAGCCGTTCGGTCGACAGGGCGACAGCGGAGGTCCGTTGCAGCGAGTGCTCAAGGATCCTTACTGCGCGTACAGCATCGTCGGTGTAACAAGCTTTGGCAAATTTTGTGGCTTCAAAAATTCTCCGGCCATATACACGAGGGTGAGTTCCTATCTCGACTGGATCGAGTCGGTCGTCTGGCCCTAATTCGTGTATCTTTTAATCTTATAAAAACGCGCGTCTCTTTATTCTCTCGATAAATAAATACATGGCCTTAAAAACATAACAATAACTAATAAAAATATCACTTATGAATCTTATTGCGGCTATGCGTAAGATATCGTATCATCgaatataaaacaacaaaCTTTTCTCCACGTGTAAATAACAAAGCTTATCCCAACTATTGTTTCTAACGATAATTAGGAAATTGTCCGATTCGGAACGATTATAACGATATTTACAAGATTGAAACAacgattgttaaaaaaaaaaggaaaaaaaaaacttttttggaTACACGCGCATGAACGGGTCATCACGAGAATTTTCAGTCTTGCGGCTCTCTGCAAAGGGCGCgtttgcccccccccccccccctcctctccTCTCCCCAGTCGCTCTTCCCCCCCAACGAACGCTCTGGTCGATCGATCGGTTGGCTTTTCCGCCAACGagtgtaaaaaattgaaatttcattaatcaCCAACACCTCGTGTGGTTTTCATGAGTAACATTTTCCCGTTCTTCGGTTGCATCGTtataaaaatcgcgaaaaagaGAGCTTGGAGCACCGTGCGAGGAATCAACGGGTTGACTGTCGAAAGATGATTGAATCGACGGGACGAGTTTCAGAGTGGAACTGCGAgacgaatgtgaaaatttgagaaagatCGTACGGTATCGCGAAGGCAGTTGCTCCGAAGGAGCTCAAGCACAGAGTTTCCTTGAGCTGCGGTTGCTGCGGCATCGACGGCGACTCGAGTCTCTGGAATAATAATACAGAagcaataaatgaaaatggctCTGATTGAAGGGTCATCGAATCAAGTGACGAACGAGCGCGGCCGAGATTGCTGGGCCAATTTGTGCGCGAACCGAACGACGGCGATTTATAAAGATAAAACTCTACGGAGGATTGGGCATTGTAGCCGATATTGTCGCCCACGCGTGTGCGAATCTAGACGATTGACATAAGAAGTACGCGGGAGCAAGAGCCGCGCCTGGACCGGTCTTGGAGCACACCGGTATGCACGGTGTCTCGACGCTGCGCGCGAGATGCCGAGAATGCCGATCGGACTAGCGTCGAGGAGCAGCGTTCTCCGCGAGTCTCTTCCGGCGGGGGGGCTATTTATAGAGAGAAAGTTCACGAGGCTGTCCGAGCAACGTCGAGTTTCGTAGCTGCTCTCTCAAATACGATACACGAAGCGAAGGGAGAAGGAGGATTATGCGTAGCGCGTGCCGAATGAGACTCGAGGGACGTGTCCTTGTCGCTCATTATTTATGTTATGggtgtaagaaaaaaaaaaaactcgatcgaCTTGCCGCGCAACGTCGGCCCACGCGTGCACCCGCTTTCTCCTTCCTCTTTGCCTGCATCGACGAGCATCGTCGCTATCGTTCAAATAATCAAGTCTCGCCGCACCACCGAGGTGGGCGCGCGTGTTGAGTTAGCGAGACCAGGGCGCCTACGCGTGttgcactcattttttatctctctttctACGAGAACGTTCGCCCCGCTACAAAATTTCCCGTCCAATCTCGCCCGCCATTCATCTTCATATCCCTCCTCTCTTTCGCTCCCATGCTCCGTTTTCCCTCCATTACCGAAACACGCTGCATGCTGCAACAAGCGTGCGGCCTCTTTTCTCAATACGTTTCCTCTTCTCTCGATAAGCTTGATTCTCGCGATACTCCGAGACTCTTTGAATCTCGAGCGCTGTTACAAACGGTCCGCTCtcgcctcctcctcctcctcctcctcctgctCGTTTCACCAGTACGGCGTGTCGTTGTTGAGATGCTGCCACGAGGCAAACTCGCTCCACGTAAGCATATTGGCTCTCGTTGCATCCGTAATTCTCGTTACTCCACGCTCGGATTGATGACAGGGCGAAGCGGCTCCCCTGCCAAATATCGGATTGTTCGGATCGATCGACGAGCCAACGTCGTTCAAACTGACGGTTCTTCGCAAATTCTGAAACGAGGAAATAGTAGTAACGATAACCGATCTTTGGAGGAAAAGGATTCGAGGCGGAGGACGACGAACCTTTTGGTGCTTTTGGTGAAGCTGACTTTGATGGTGCCGTTTACGAACAAGATAATTCCTTCCACCGTTGTTGTCCCAGTACTCGGCGGTTCGAGCTGCCCGATAACGAACGCAAAATTCAACTTGGTCCGACTTGAGGGGCAGGGTCAGACGGAAACGAAAAGTGTCGTAAAGAACAAGGGCAGCTTGGGGAACGGAGGAAGGCTGCTCGACGTAGGTGCAATGAACGTCCTCGTGGCTCGCCCAACCGTCGCTGCTCACCCTCACCACAACTTCTTTGTCGTAGGTCAGATTCTTAACCTTGATCGTCCCGACGAGACACTGTTCGGCCTCCCGGAGGATCACGTTTTCCAGACTGACCGCTTCTTCGTCGAGCTTTCGTCGGAAGGCCAAGTAGTCACTGGCCGGTTGAACGAAGCCCGTTTCCCATCGTGACTCGCTCCTTTCCACTTCGGCCTGCTGTTGCTGTCCTCGTTCGCCCGCGTCCTGAGGCTCCTCGCCCCATCGTACACCGCGAGTGACACCCGCGAGAAAAGCGTTCGTCCACACCGGTGGCGCGTTGCTCGGTTCCGACATGACTCGGATCTGGAACAAAtgcagaaataaaataataaccgAAACACATTTTCCTCTgtctgaaattaaaaatatttctaaaatattATCTTGGTTCTTCGACGACGAATACCTGCGTCAACGGACGTCCACGATCATCCGCGAAAAcgactctcttttttcttctcgcgaTAGCCGCGGCAACAGCAGCCTCCGTCTTCCTCGCAGCATCGCCGCCACTTTCGAGTATCGCGCCGCTCGAGAGACACGGCCTTATAGCAGGTGGGACCGATCTCGTGCTGCTGGAAACGCCCTGGCTGACCGGCTGCTGCTGCGGCGGCGGATTAACCACGAGAGGAGGACGATGATGCTGGtgctggtggtggtggtgctgGTGATGAGCGTAAAGACGATGATGACCGTACGCCGGTGGACTGTGTCCCAGCATCAGTTCCCCTGGCATCGCTATCGAACACATTTCAATCTGTAATCACG
Proteins encoded:
- the LOC122406920 gene encoding serine protease snake-like isoform X2; this translates as MCKRLALVPPLSSQRRSFLLCLRIKKTLNEFCEYIKIGERCIVFRCDGGNSQGFPRLNDAEASPVLRIGGGSNLVSKCGIVDTPLIIGGVRAKPLEFPHMAVIGYGDPVAWLCGGTLVSDLYVLTAAHCLDSSGQIPSKIRVGLTDLKNPESGMQERKVVERIAHPEYKIPARYHDIALLKIDKPLEMEAGVRPACLEVDSNLPLSQKQGAIASGFGRTSYGSSNGSRYLMKVSLNYVPAEDCAKHFSGESGGRRMSRGLIPNMLCAGVMEGGKDTCQGDSGGPLQRVLKDPYCAYSIVGVTSFGKFCGFKNSPAIYTRVSSYLDWIESVVWP
- the LOC122406920 gene encoding serine protease snake-like isoform X4, with amino-acid sequence MRSLRLDLRLSLLCVLSLVAARIGNVSAERKAQAKCKEYAKLVYTKEASPVLRIGGGSNLVSKCGIVDTPLIIGGVRAKPLEFPHMAVIGYGDPVAWLCGGTLVSDLYVLTAAHCLDSSSVKGQIPSKIRVGLTDLKNPESGMQERKVVERIAHPEYKIPARYHDIALLKIDKPLEMEAGVRPACLEVDSNLPLSQKQGAIASGFGRTSYGSSNGSRYLMKVSLNYVPAEDCAKHFSGESGGRRMSRGLIPNMLCAGVMEGGKDTCQGDSGGPLQRVLKDPYCAYSIVGVTSFGKFCGFKNSPAIYTRVSSYLDWIESVVWP
- the LOC122406920 gene encoding serine protease snake-like isoform X5; amino-acid sequence: MRSLRLDLRLSLLCVLSLVAARIGNVSAERKAQAKCKEYAKLVYTKEASPVLRIGGGSNLVSKCGIVDTPLIIGGVRAKPLEFPHMAVIGYGDPVAWLCGGTLVSDLYVLTAAHCLDSSGQIPSKIRVGLTDLKNPESGMQERKVVERIAHPEYKIPARYHDIALLKIDKPLEMEAGVRPACLEVDSNLPLSQKQGAIASGFGRTSYGSSNGSRYLMKVSLNYVPAEDCAKHFSGESGGRRMSRGLIPNMLCAGVMEGGKDTCQGDSGGPLQRVLKDPYCAYSIVGVTSFGKFCGFKNSPAIYTRVSSYLDWIESVVWP
- the LOC122406920 gene encoding serine protease snake-like isoform X6 codes for the protein MSVLKERLKQEASPVLRIGGGSNLVSKCGIVDTPLIIGGVRAKPLEFPHMAVIGYGDPVAWLCGGTLVSDLYVLTAAHCLDSSSVKGQIPSKIRVGLTDLKNPESGMQERKVVERIAHPEYKIPARYHDIALLKIDKPLEMEAGVRPACLEVDSNLPLSQKQGAIASGFGRTSYGSSNGSRYLMKVSLNYVPAEDCAKHFSGESGGRRMSRGLIPNMLCAGVMEGGKDTCQGDSGGPLQRVLKDPYCAYSIVGVTSFGKFCGFKNSPAIYTRVSSYLDWIESVVWP
- the LOC122406920 gene encoding serine protease snake-like isoform X3, translating into MCKRLALVPPLSSQRRSFLLCLRIKKTLNEFCEYIKIGERCIVFRCDGGNSQGFPRLNDAEASPVLRIGGGSNLVSKCGIVDTPLIIGGVRAKPLEFPHMAVIGYGDPVAWLCGGTLVSDLYVLTAAHCLDSSSVKGQIPSKIRVGLTDLKNPESGMQERKVVERIAHPEYKIPARYHDIALLKIDKPLEMEAGVRPACLEVDSNLPLSQKQGAIASGFGRTSYGSSNGSRYLMKVSLNYVPAEDCAKHFSGESGGRRMSRGLIPNMLCAGVMEGGKDTCQGDSGGPLQRVLKDPYCAYSIVGVTSFGKFCGFKNSPAIYTRLQSVVY
- the LOC122406920 gene encoding serine protease snake-like isoform X1, which translates into the protein MCKRLALVPPLSSQRRSFLLCLRIKKTLNEFCEYIKIGERCIVFRCDGGNSQGFPRLNDAEASPVLRIGGGSNLVSKCGIVDTPLIIGGVRAKPLEFPHMAVIGYGDPVAWLCGGTLVSDLYVLTAAHCLDSSSVKGQIPSKIRVGLTDLKNPESGMQERKVVERIAHPEYKIPARYHDIALLKIDKPLEMEAGVRPACLEVDSNLPLSQKQGAIASGFGRTSYGSSNGSRYLMKVSLNYVPAEDCAKHFSGESGGRRMSRGLIPNMLCAGVMEGGKDTCQGDSGGPLQRVLKDPYCAYSIVGVTSFGKFCGFKNSPAIYTRVSSYLDWIESVVWP
- the LOC122406917 gene encoding protein phosphatase 1 regulatory subunit 3C-B, coding for MCSIAMPGELMLGHSPPAYGHHRLYAHHQHHHHQHQHHRPPLVVNPPPQQQPVSQGVSSSTRSVPPAIRPCLSSGAILESGGDAARKTEAAVAAAIARRKKRVVFADDRGRPLTQIRVMSEPSNAPPVWTNAFLAGVTRGVRWGEEPQDAGERGQQQQAEVERSESRWETGFVQPASDYLAFRRKLDEEAVSLENVILREAEQCLVGTIKVKNLTYDKEVVVRVSSDGWASHEDVHCTYVEQPSSVPQAALVLYDTFRFRLTLPLKSDQVEFCVRYRAARTAEYWDNNGGRNYLVRKRHHQSQLHQKHQKNLRRTVSLNDVGSSIDPNNPIFGRGAASPCHQSERGVTRITDATRANMLTWSEFASWQHLNNDTPYW